The following are encoded in a window of Camarhynchus parvulus chromosome 1A, STF_HiC, whole genome shotgun sequence genomic DNA:
- the LOC115910608 gene encoding acrosin-like has translation MAFDHSSVVAEYSQDNDYDSLDSSDGTAQYPVGSAGVHPGAWPGVISVQATWDNGTWHMCSGALIHPQWVLTVAHCFAHAGDISRWEVVIGATDLTQPGPEAQLRHIKTLLVHQHYEPRTARNNIALLELDQPVECSDYIQLGCVPDSSLAVSELKTCYIAGWRNTPDSAPSPRLVLQEAKVRLIDVQLCNSSRWYGGAVHPQDLCAGYPRGGIDTCQGDSGGPLVCKDNTGDYFWLVGLTSWGKGCAGAKRPGVFTSTQQFHTWIQVQMGLLPPEADAQPPEPFPSPEEEPDADLEDEMNPNPDDSEDYSKVSFQQQILGKFLNLLLELLQFLKGEKA, from the exons ATGGCGTTCGACCACAGCTCTGTGGTCGCTGAGTATTCTCAGGACAACGACTACGACTCCTTGGATTCTTCCGACGGCACCGCCCAGTACCCGGTTGGATCTGCTGGAGTCCACCCGGGGGCCTGGCCTGGGGTCATCAGTGTCCAGGCCACCTGGGACAACGGCACATGGCACATGTGCTCAGGAGCACTCATCCACCCCCAGTGGGTGCTCACCGTGGCTCACTGCTTTGCCCATGCTGG ggacATCTCCAGGTGGGAGGTGGTGATTGGGGCCACGGATCTGACCCAGCCGGGCCCTGAGGCCCAGCTGCGCCACATCAAGACCCTGCTGGTGCACCAGCACTACGAACCCCGCACGGCCCGGAACAACATcgccctgctggagctggaccAGCCCGTGGAGTGCAGCGACTACATCCAGCTGGGCTGCGTGCCCGAcagctccctggcagtgtccGAGCTGAAAACCTGCTACATCGCGGGCTGGAGGAACACCCCGGACAGCG cccccagcccacgcctggtgctgcaggaggccaAGGTGCGGCTCATCGACGTCCAGCTGTGCAACAGCAGCCGCTGGTACGGGGGGGCCGTGCACCCCCAGGACCTGTGCGCGGGGTACCCGCGGGGCGGCATCGACACCtgccag GGGGACAGCGGGGGTCCCCTGGTCTGCAAGGACAACACCGGTGACTACTTCTGGCTGGTGGGCCTGACCAGCTGGGGTAAGGGCTGCGCCGGGGCCAAGCGGCCCGGGGTGTTCACGTCCACCCAGCAGTTCCACACCTGGATCCAGGTGCAGATGGGGCTGCTCCCGCCTGAAGCTGACGCTCAGCCGCCCGAGCCCTTCCCGAGCCCGGAGGAAGAGCCCGACGCTGACTTGGAGGATGAGATGAATCCCAACCCGGATGACTCGGAGGATTACTCGAAGGTTTCATTCCAACAACAGATCCTGGGGAAATTCCTgaacctgctgctggagctcctgcagttCCTGAAGGGAGAGAAAGCCTGA